A window of the Marinitoga hydrogenitolerans DSM 16785 genome harbors these coding sequences:
- a CDS encoding flagellin: protein MRIGNNYLNQTNRLSNLSNLLLQRSQQLSSGNRLINSAVDPAGFSMAQRLNTQFRSAYQAVRNIYDGIGALNVADQGISSINDTIGRMRELAVRAANDTLPEEARSAIQEEFNQLRQGITDTVRNTEYNNQQLLNGEFQVKLPLDASGRNNLNVEIQDMRPEALNLENIDLTTQEGAEAALTVIDNAAEQVTNTRTQVGAYVNRLGTAAENLLNAAENTGAAEERIAGTDMAKTMAEYLRNQNLQQMTSMLLTQTGQLNATSIFNILQSP, encoded by the coding sequence ATGAGAATTGGGAATAATTATTTAAATCAAACGAATAGATTATCTAACTTATCAAATTTATTACTTCAAAGATCACAACAACTTTCAAGTGGGAATAGATTAATAAATTCAGCTGTTGATCCAGCAGGTTTTTCGATGGCACAAAGATTAAACACACAATTTAGATCAGCATATCAAGCAGTAAGAAATATATACGATGGAATTGGTGCGCTAAATGTTGCAGATCAAGGTATTTCTTCAATAAATGATACAATTGGTCGTATGAGAGAACTTGCGGTAAGAGCAGCAAATGATACCTTACCAGAAGAGGCAAGAAGCGCTATACAGGAGGAGTTTAACCAATTAAGACAGGGAATTACCGATACAGTAAGAAATACGGAATATAATAATCAACAATTATTAAATGGAGAATTTCAGGTAAAATTGCCCTTAGATGCAAGTGGAAGAAACAATTTAAATGTAGAAATTCAAGATATGAGACCTGAAGCATTAAATCTTGAAAATATTGATTTAACAACTCAAGAGGGTGCAGAGGCGGCATTAACAGTGATAGATAATGCAGCAGAACAGGTTACAAATACAAGGACGCAGGTAGGAGCATATGTAAATAGATTAGGGACAGCAGCAGAAAATCTTTTAAATGCAGCAGAAAACACAGGTGCAGCAGAAGAAAGGATTGCAGGCACTGATATGGCGAAGACAATGGCAGAATATTTAAGGAATCAAAATCTTCAGCAAATGACCTCCATGCTATTAACTCAAACTGGCCAGTTAAATGCAACATCGATCTTTAATATCTTACAATCTCCATAA
- a CDS encoding carboxypeptidase-like regulatory domain-containing protein: MVKKIFFLCLIFILLFSLFSCDRLQPTEEGSLKFVVKDKNTNLPISGAQIKITQNGILKITALTDENGEYLFTSDAGEYNYEVSKIYYLPTNGNAKVYAKELRSVNIFLEPTENNPPNFIGYISPLNNQIVKEKTVDFQWNAQDIENDAIYYNIYLKYVGNEFQKLNTLPLTNTQYTYEPPFKGTYQWRIELWDKPNENYKIIVYEAPQFDYQPTSDSTINHKPEIYLISPVNIIIEKSNVTFTWEASDLDKDPLTFDLFLGKSQNSLANIVSDYNKTSYTYSLSSVGTYYWKILAYDGKETSESNVSSFEYLPPENNPPMISLISPTDYATFDTNDIQFSWIATDTDNSTLNYKLSIGKTNANMTEVLSLDEEDEKEISFTYRLPEPGDFYWNITVSDGINPYVNSEIRKFTIISNNNPPVIDDNHKPDVDTVVGTQVSFEWNAYDPEGTPLTFDFYLSDIYDEVNNLIENTYTSTNLNTKFLKDVILDYSSTYFWRIVAKDGMYEIPGPIWSFNFIKKEEGALADLYFNPETLNLSKNSTTSFIIKSSFIENIYGFDIRIGYDPLFITINPDECLENNVFNNGDFHIIKKVIEYDDHNEFIFSIISNSNNFKIPENIIEITLHSINDGNTKIKFEKSTYIFGPNEPEIIFSTGDSIKVTISE, encoded by the coding sequence ATGGTTAAAAAAATCTTTTTTTTGTGTTTAATTTTCATTTTGCTGTTCTCCTTATTTTCATGTGATCGTCTCCAACCTACAGAGGAAGGTAGTTTAAAATTTGTTGTAAAAGATAAAAACACAAACCTTCCTATTTCTGGTGCTCAAATAAAAATTACACAAAATGGTATTTTAAAAATCACCGCTCTTACTGATGAAAATGGAGAATACCTTTTTACTTCAGATGCGGGAGAGTATAATTATGAAGTTTCAAAAATCTATTATCTTCCAACAAATGGTAACGCTAAAGTATATGCTAAAGAGCTGCGTTCAGTTAATATTTTTTTAGAACCAACAGAAAATAACCCACCAAATTTCATAGGATACATTTCTCCATTAAATAATCAAATAGTTAAAGAAAAAACTGTTGATTTCCAATGGAATGCTCAGGACATCGAGAACGATGCTATTTATTATAACATTTATCTAAAATATGTAGGAAATGAATTTCAAAAATTAAATACTCTTCCTTTAACAAATACACAATATACATATGAGCCACCATTTAAAGGAACATATCAATGGAGAATTGAACTCTGGGACAAACCAAATGAAAATTATAAAATCATAGTTTATGAAGCTCCACAATTTGATTACCAGCCCACATCCGATTCAACTATTAATCACAAACCAGAAATTTATTTAATATCTCCAGTTAATATAATAATTGAAAAATCAAATGTTACTTTCACATGGGAAGCTTCAGATCTGGATAAGGATCCTTTAACATTTGATCTCTTTCTCGGAAAATCTCAAAATAGCCTGGCAAATATTGTATCTGACTACAATAAAACATCTTACACATACTCCCTCAGTTCTGTTGGAACATATTATTGGAAAATATTAGCCTATGATGGTAAAGAAACTTCTGAATCAAATGTTTCTTCCTTTGAATATCTTCCTCCAGAGAATAACCCACCAATGATTTCACTTATAAGTCCAACAGATTATGCCACATTTGATACAAATGACATTCAATTTAGTTGGATAGCTACTGATACAGACAATTCAACACTAAATTATAAATTATCGATTGGAAAAACAAATGCAAATATGACAGAAGTACTCTCGTTAGATGAAGAAGATGAAAAAGAAATATCTTTTACATACAGATTACCGGAACCCGGTGATTTTTATTGGAATATTACAGTATCTGATGGAATTAATCCTTATGTGAATAGTGAAATAAGAAAATTCACTATTATTTCTAATAATAATCCGCCTGTTATTGATGATAATCATAAACCAGATGTTGATACTGTAGTTGGAACACAGGTTTCATTTGAATGGAATGCATATGACCCAGAAGGTACACCTTTAACCTTTGATTTTTATCTCTCTGATATATATGATGAAGTAAACAATCTAATAGAAAATACCTATACTAGCACAAATTTAAATACAAAATTCTTAAAAGATGTAATTTTAGATTATTCTTCAACATATTTCTGGAGAATTGTTGCAAAAGATGGGATGTATGAAATACCAGGCCCTATTTGGAGCTTTAATTTTATAAAAAAAGAAGAAGGAGCTTTAGCAGATTTATATTTCAATCCTGAAACATTGAACTTGAGTAAAAATTCAACAACTTCCTTCATAATAAAATCTTCATTTATCGAAAATATTTATGGTTTTGATATAAGAATTGGATATGATCCACTCTTTATTACAATAAACCCTGATGAATGTTTGGAAAATAATGTCTTTAATAATGGTGATTTTCATATTATTAAAAAAGTCATAGAATATGATGACCATAATGAATTTATTTTTAGTATTATTTCGAATTCCAATAACTTTAAAATACCAGAAAACATAATAGAAATCACATTACATTCTATTAATGATGGAAATACAAAAATAAAATTTGAAAAATCAACATATATTTTTGGACCAAATGAGCCAGAAATAATATTCTCAACAGGTGACTCTATAAAAGTCACCATCTCGGAATAA
- a CDS encoding TIGR00153 family protein: MGLFFGKKEKKIIELFNEHLEAVDNTIEKLEDLIINLDKGTEKIKELADEVRNAETEADKIRRQAELEMYSGAFLPNFRGDLLGTVESMDRIANKAESVADEIELQNLKVPDEILSDLEELIKKSQVTYKAVKEAAKEMFEDFEKANEMILKTENYEHETDIIERDIIRKIFSLNISLAEKIQLKKLVHRIADISDTSEDVSDRIQIIIYKRKV, translated from the coding sequence ATGGGTTTATTTTTTGGAAAAAAAGAGAAAAAAATTATTGAATTATTCAACGAACATCTTGAAGCTGTTGATAATACTATCGAAAAATTAGAGGATTTGATAATTAATTTAGATAAAGGAACAGAAAAAATAAAAGAATTAGCGGATGAGGTTAGGAATGCAGAAACAGAAGCAGATAAGATTAGAAGGCAGGCAGAATTAGAAATGTATTCTGGAGCATTTCTACCTAATTTTAGAGGAGATCTACTGGGAACTGTAGAATCGATGGATAGAATTGCTAATAAGGCAGAAAGTGTAGCTGATGAAATCGAATTGCAAAATTTAAAAGTTCCAGATGAGATATTATCAGATCTAGAAGAATTAATAAAAAAGTCCCAGGTAACATATAAAGCAGTAAAAGAAGCCGCTAAAGAAATGTTTGAAGATTTCGAAAAAGCAAATGAAATGATATTAAAGACAGAAAATTATGAACATGAAACAGATATTATTGAAAGAGATATTATTAGAAAGATCTTTTCTTTAAATATATCTCTTGCAGAAAAAATACAATTAAAAAAATTAGTTCACAGGATTGCTGACATTTCCGATACGTCTGAAGATGTTTCTGATAGGATCCAAATTATCATATATAAAAGAAAAGTATAG
- a CDS encoding inorganic phosphate transporter, with translation MFFYLLPAVFFGWSLGANDAANIFGTAVSNRIVRYRVATIISAIFILIGAIIGGAKGIETISNVTAQSLISGSISVLSAAITMTIMTYLGVPVSSSQAIVGSIMAVGLIEGGVNWGIILKLVLAWIGTPIGGMIFGYISYKFLSIPFNKIKSIYAKERVVQIATLIIGAYGAYSLGANNVANITGVFASTIGVPMAALVGGLAISFGVLTYSYKVMMTVGTQIIELDYFSAAIAVLGESITVWIYALLGIPVSTSQAIVGAVIGAGYARGSRLTNKKVLLKILSAWVNTPISAGLITALIYFVLKVIFKVAV, from the coding sequence ATGTTTTTTTACTTGTTACCAGCAGTTTTTTTTGGATGGTCTTTAGGTGCAAACGATGCAGCAAATATTTTTGGGACAGCTGTATCAAATAGAATTGTAAGGTATAGAGTAGCAACAATTATTTCTGCAATTTTTATTCTTATAGGAGCGATAATTGGTGGTGCTAAAGGTATTGAAACAATTAGCAATGTAACTGCTCAGAGTCTGATATCTGGATCTATCTCGGTTTTATCTGCAGCAATAACAATGACAATAATGACTTATCTTGGCGTCCCAGTTTCCTCTTCACAAGCAATAGTAGGTTCTATAATGGCAGTTGGATTAATTGAGGGTGGTGTTAATTGGGGAATAATTTTAAAATTAGTACTAGCCTGGATTGGGACTCCTATTGGGGGAATGATTTTTGGCTATATTTCTTATAAGTTTCTTTCTATACCTTTTAATAAAATTAAGTCTATATATGCAAAAGAAAGGGTTGTTCAAATAGCTACACTTATTATAGGAGCTTATGGAGCTTATTCTTTAGGTGCAAATAATGTTGCCAATATAACAGGTGTGTTTGCGAGTACAATAGGAGTACCAATGGCGGCATTAGTTGGTGGTTTGGCTATATCTTTTGGTGTATTAACATATAGTTATAAAGTTATGATGACAGTTGGAACACAAATAATTGAATTAGATTATTTCTCAGCTGCTATTGCTGTTTTAGGTGAATCAATAACTGTATGGATATATGCTTTATTAGGAATACCAGTATCAACTTCCCAAGCTATAGTTGGTGCTGTAATAGGTGCAGGATATGCAAGAGGTTCTAGATTAACAAATAAAAAGGTTTTATTAAAAATTTTAAGTGCATGGGTTAATACACCGATATCCGCTGGACTAATCACAGCATTGATATATTTTGTATTAAAAGTAATATTTAAAGTAGCCGTATAA
- a CDS encoding TetR/AcrR family transcriptional regulator, with translation MARRPNPTLRAKRKENLMQSIIKIINEESISEATTRHISEMSNLTIASLHYYFGSKDGALVATGEGILDEWISEILKKKTITAEEKIRRIFTPPKYMIAFSQILTHPYRQKSVSRKAKFLDMNFTNVIKEFLKIHEIGLDDIERSSELIKTFLIGLSFKIIVNPDILDTELANLKNFFNKKEELPDIKGF, from the coding sequence ATGGCAAGAAGGCCAAACCCAACTTTAAGAGCTAAAAGAAAAGAAAACCTAATGCAATCTATAATAAAAATTATAAACGAGGAATCCATATCGGAGGCTACAACAAGGCATATTTCTGAAATGTCTAATTTGACAATAGCATCATTACATTATTATTTTGGTTCTAAAGACGGTGCTTTAGTGGCAACAGGTGAAGGAATTTTGGATGAATGGATTAGTGAAATATTGAAAAAGAAAACAATAACAGCAGAAGAAAAAATAAGAAGAATATTTACACCACCAAAATATATGATAGCATTTTCTCAAATTCTTACGCATCCATATAGACAAAAAAGTGTTTCAAGAAAAGCAAAATTTTTAGATATGAATTTTACTAATGTAATCAAAGAATTTTTAAAAATTCATGAAATTGGATTAGATGATATTGAAAGGAGTTCGGAATTGATAAAAACATTTTTAATTGGATTGAGTTTTAAAATTATTGTTAATCCAGATATTTTAGATACTGAATTAGCTAATTTAAAGAACTTTTTTAATAAAAAAGAAGAATTGCCAGATATTAAAGGTTTTTAA
- a CDS encoding extracellular solute-binding protein: MKKLLLVTLLLFVMVFSFGEKIKVEFWHAMGGGHGKTLEELVAAFNRENPYVEVVPVYVGNYGALSRKLLSTVVAYNEGTRDNLPVIAQAYSNWTSKYLQSEGIVEPLNKFIYGDAEFKEVWENQIYQVFKDICTWGDTIYSIPFNKSVYTNYYNVDLFDLYGVEPPKTLDELYEVATQLTEDVDGDGQIDQYGLGFRTTVDDFQTFLYAMNGKVLEYAGNGKWKIVLDKDTTVKTLNFMYKLKSDEVAFVQGGYLNDPFGNGQIAMYMGTIAGKPYVEKSIKGKYEWSWSPLPSVDGVPHSPIAGTDLIMFAWASNAQKQAAWMFMNFLLDKVNQAYWAVNTGYVPVRKDVVETPQWKSYVANDEKPTIALNSLKTAVPDPKPAAWYDIRGALGTITSDFLYDKITAEEAYNRMVEEMKNLLIENEELAE, encoded by the coding sequence GTGAAGAAGTTACTTTTAGTAACCTTGTTATTATTTGTTATGGTATTTTCATTTGGTGAAAAAATCAAAGTGGAATTTTGGCATGCTATGGGAGGGGGTCATGGAAAAACATTAGAAGAATTAGTTGCAGCATTTAATAGAGAAAATCCTTATGTTGAAGTTGTACCTGTATATGTAGGAAATTATGGTGCTTTATCAAGAAAATTGTTAAGTACAGTTGTTGCTTATAACGAAGGAACAAGGGATAATTTACCAGTTATTGCTCAAGCATATTCAAATTGGACATCAAAATATCTTCAAAGTGAAGGCATTGTTGAACCATTAAATAAATTTATTTATGGTGATGCGGAATTTAAAGAAGTATGGGAAAATCAAATTTATCAAGTATTTAAAGATATTTGTACATGGGGAGACACTATTTATTCTATTCCATTCAACAAAAGTGTTTACACAAATTATTATAACGTAGATTTATTCGATTTATATGGAGTAGAACCACCAAAAACATTAGATGAATTATATGAGGTGGCAACACAGTTAACAGAAGATGTAGATGGTGATGGACAGATTGATCAGTATGGTTTAGGATTTAGAACAACAGTAGATGATTTCCAAACATTCTTATATGCAATGAATGGAAAAGTATTAGAATATGCAGGTAATGGAAAGTGGAAAATAGTTTTAGATAAAGATACAACAGTAAAAACTCTTAATTTTATGTATAAATTGAAATCTGATGAAGTAGCATTTGTTCAAGGTGGATACTTAAATGATCCATTTGGAAATGGCCAAATAGCAATGTACATGGGAACAATAGCAGGAAAACCATATGTGGAAAAATCCATTAAAGGAAAATATGAATGGTCATGGTCACCATTACCTTCAGTTGATGGCGTGCCACATTCACCAATAGCAGGAACAGATTTAATTATGTTTGCTTGGGCATCAAATGCACAAAAACAAGCAGCATGGATGTTTATGAATTTCTTATTAGATAAAGTAAATCAGGCATATTGGGCAGTAAATACAGGATATGTTCCTGTTAGAAAAGATGTAGTAGAAACACCACAATGGAAATCATATGTTGCAAATGATGAAAAACCAACAATAGCATTGAATTCATTAAAAACAGCAGTTCCAGATCCAAAACCAGCAGCATGGTATGATATTAGAGGAGCATTAGGAACAATTACAAGTGATTTCTTATATGATAAAATAACAGCAGAAGAAGCATATAATAGAATGGTTGAAGAAATGAAAAACTTACTTATTGAAAATGAAGAATTAGCAGAATAA
- the coaE gene encoding dephospho-CoA kinase (Dephospho-CoA kinase (CoaE) performs the final step in coenzyme A biosynthesis.), which produces MKIIGITGYAGSGKSTIAKILKSLGYSVVDLDKVGHEILKEKKVKEKLKSVFGEFIFEKGEIKRDRLSEIVFKNNDKLELLNNILHPIIKEKVKEKIKKINKEIVFIDGALIEKIGLDEICDYIIFVESSEENRLKRLTELRKMPLWKAEKIINSQKKLKYKYNFKIVNNNGLYTIKNELLKILHKI; this is translated from the coding sequence ATGAAAATAATAGGTATAACTGGGTATGCCGGGAGTGGTAAAAGCACTATAGCCAAGATTCTAAAGAGTCTTGGCTATAGTGTTGTTGACCTGGATAAAGTAGGACATGAAATTCTTAAGGAGAAAAAAGTAAAAGAGAAATTAAAATCAGTTTTTGGAGAATTTATATTTGAAAAAGGAGAAATAAAAAGAGATAGATTATCTGAAATTGTTTTTAAAAATAATGATAAACTAGAATTATTAAATAATATATTACATCCAATTATAAAAGAAAAAGTGAAGGAAAAAATAAAAAAAATTAATAAGGAAATAGTTTTTATTGATGGAGCATTAATTGAAAAAATAGGTTTAGATGAAATATGTGATTATATTATCTTTGTCGAATCTTCTGAAGAAAATAGGCTAAAAAGATTAACTGAACTGAGAAAGATGCCTCTTTGGAAGGCTGAAAAAATAATTAATTCACAAAAAAAATTAAAATACAAATATAACTTTAAAATAGTTAATAATAACGGATTATATACAATTAAAAATGAATTATTAAAGATACTTCATAAAATTTAA
- a CDS encoding glucose-6-phosphate isomerase (catalyzes the formation of D-fructose 6-phosphate from D-glucose 6-phosphate) produces the protein MKGIKFDFTNMFYPNIEKGIKYEDINGYKNKMEKIISEILEEEPGFVKLLKNTKYLDKILDIQEWIQSFDNFVVLGIGGSALGNIALQTTLNPLNYNNMNNRKTPKIFIVDNVDPDFVASVLDQIDPHTTLFNVISKSGTTAEAMSNYLIARGIIESYGLDPKKHLIFTTDPENGILRKIAKEEGIETLEIPPEVGGRFSVLTPVGLLSALAGGIDVIDLLNGAKSMLEKVSNKNIYENPAALNALLHFLYYKNGYNISVMMPYSNKLFLLADWYRQLWAESLGKKYNINGEVVNVGQTPVKALGATDQHSQVQLYNEGPDDKIITLIKLEKFERDIKIPKVHEEYSALSYLGGKTLSELLNTELFGTEYALTEHGKPNMKIIFPEINAFNVGQFFFVYEFQTAIMGKLLEIDAYDQPGVELGKKVTYALMGREGYEEFAKEVKEKVEKKEKFIL, from the coding sequence ATGAAAGGTATAAAATTTGATTTTACAAATATGTTTTATCCTAATATAGAAAAAGGAATAAAATATGAAGACATCAATGGATATAAAAATAAGATGGAAAAAATAATTTCAGAAATTTTGGAGGAAGAACCAGGATTTGTTAAACTTCTAAAAAACACAAAATATCTAGATAAAATATTAGATATACAAGAATGGATACAATCATTTGACAATTTTGTGGTTTTAGGTATTGGAGGATCTGCATTAGGAAATATAGCTTTACAAACAACATTAAACCCATTGAATTATAATAATATGAATAATAGAAAAACTCCAAAGATATTTATAGTTGATAATGTTGATCCGGATTTTGTTGCATCTGTTTTAGATCAGATTGATCCGCATACTACATTATTTAACGTTATCTCTAAATCTGGAACTACAGCAGAGGCTATGTCAAATTATTTAATTGCTAGAGGAATAATCGAAAGTTATGGATTAGATCCAAAAAAACACCTTATATTTACCACAGATCCTGAAAATGGTATTTTAAGGAAAATAGCAAAAGAAGAAGGAATTGAAACGTTAGAAATTCCACCTGAAGTTGGAGGAAGGTTTAGTGTTTTAACTCCAGTTGGATTATTATCTGCTTTAGCTGGGGGCATCGATGTTATTGATTTATTAAATGGTGCAAAATCAATGCTTGAAAAAGTTTCAAACAAAAATATATATGAAAATCCGGCAGCTTTAAATGCCTTATTACACTTTTTATATTATAAAAATGGTTATAATATTTCAGTGATGATGCCATATTCCAATAAATTATTCTTATTAGCAGATTGGTATAGACAATTATGGGCAGAAAGTTTAGGTAAAAAATATAATATAAATGGTGAAGTTGTAAATGTTGGGCAAACACCAGTAAAAGCGTTAGGAGCTACAGATCAGCACTCTCAAGTTCAATTATATAATGAAGGTCCAGATGATAAAATTATAACTTTAATAAAATTAGAAAAATTTGAAAGAGATATTAAAATCCCTAAAGTACATGAAGAATATTCTGCTCTTTCATATTTGGGTGGAAAAACATTATCTGAATTGTTAAATACAGAATTATTTGGAACAGAATATGCATTAACAGAACATGGGAAACCTAATATGAAAATTATATTCCCTGAAATTAATGCATTTAACGTAGGTCAATTTTTCTTTGTATATGAATTTCAGACAGCAATTATGGGAAAGTTATTAGAAATTGATGCCTATGATCAACCAGGTGTTGAATTAGGTAAAAAAGTCACATATGCACTTATGGGAAGAGAAGGATACGAAGAATTTGCAAAAGAAGTAAAAGAAAAAGTTGAGAAAAAGGAAAAATTTATATTATGA
- a CDS encoding adenine phosphoribosyltransferase: MNFKDYIRDIPDFPKPGIIFKDITPLLATPKVFKEVIDTMADKVKDSDFDTIIVPEARGFLFGSALAYKLGKKLVPVRKPGKLPYDIVEVSYSLEYGETRIQMHKDALSKGEKVLIVDDVLATGGTIKAIETLVKKLDAEVSGILCLIELSFLNPREKLSNIKVDSILIY; encoded by the coding sequence ATGAATTTTAAAGATTATATTAGAGATATACCTGATTTTCCAAAGCCAGGTATAATATTTAAAGACATTACGCCATTATTAGCTACACCAAAAGTTTTTAAAGAAGTAATTGATACTATGGCAGATAAAGTTAAAGATTCAGATTTTGATACAATAATAGTTCCTGAGGCTAGAGGGTTTTTATTCGGTTCAGCCCTAGCATATAAGTTAGGTAAAAAATTAGTTCCAGTAAGAAAACCTGGAAAACTTCCATATGATATTGTTGAAGTTTCATATTCTTTAGAATATGGAGAAACAAGGATACAAATGCATAAAGATGCATTATCAAAAGGAGAAAAAGTTTTAATTGTGGATGATGTTTTAGCTACAGGTGGAACAATAAAGGCAATTGAGACTTTAGTAAAAAAACTTGATGCAGAAGTTTCTGGGATTTTATGTTTAATAGAACTGAGCTTTTTAAATCCAAGAGAAAAATTGTCAAATATCAAAGTAGATAGCATATTGATATATTAA